The Thunnus albacares chromosome 13, fThuAlb1.1, whole genome shotgun sequence genome segment TACACATATCTTAATATCTCCACATCCACTAGATTAAAATGGAGGccctgccttttatttacctgttgccatggcgactCGTAATATCGGAGCtccattgatgatggcttttttcattcatcacctACGCGCTGGTGAACTTACTCAGAGTTGTttgaactgactctgatcagctgttgtGGAACTGATTACTCATAGTTTCATTTCTCGTGattcatcaactcagagttcaggtttagactcagagtttgttgaagcTGCTTTCTGGAatgaatgtacaaacaaaaaagctgttCAAACGTATAAATACtgtaagctttatttattttatcacaaCCTTTTATTTATGATTGTAGACTCGAGGTGTACACACAAGGTGTTGTAAACTTGTTGTATACTTGTTCCAAtaaagctgttaaaaaaaaaaaagaaagaaaacaagttttggTCTGATATTTGTAGTTTTATCATTGATCATATCCTTCCTGattttgatttatatttgttagatgtgttgtttgttttccatgACAATACCATGAGCAAATCTATTAAAGCTCTACTACCTTATTAACCCCATAATTATCCAGACAGAATGTCACATTCATAAGTGTAAATCAAACGCTGTTTCagtgattatattatattatattatattatattatattatattatattatattatattatattatattatattatattatattatattatattatattatattatattatattatattatatcataacCAAATTTGCCTGCCTTGTGAAATGTAGATTAACTCAATAACTCAACATCATAATAATGGAAATATATACCAAAATTCCACTGAGTTATTATTATAGATAAACCCAATAATTTGCagtataatttaaaattaattgcGACTGACTGTTGCTTCAGTttgtatttacaatttataGAATGATTTGATGATCTTCAAAAATCCCTCTCATGAATAAGTGTCTGCTTCAGGGATGATATCTGTTTGCTTTCCTTAAATTTCACCCATGAAACACTTCAGTGCCTGGATGTCGACCTTagaaaagatttattttgtgttttagccCCAATGAATGAACAAAGACCTTCAACTTGGTTGAGCTTTGAGTGCAACTGCAGTACATCCAAAGTTACTATTCTTATAATGAATGCTCACTGAATGTTTCTCCTGCATTTCTTTCACATGATTGCTCCGGGTTATCTAATAATGCCAGATCAAGGTTTCTACAACCCTATAGCACCTCTCAGTATACCTAAATGAAACGCTCAACTGTTACCTCGTGCTCCTTACTGCATCTTCAGCTCCTTTAAGGAAAAAGCTCTCATTTGGCCTCCAGGAGGAgctaaaacaacaacacaaacctTTACAATTATTTAATTGTGGAACTTTCACATCACTAATATTGAACAGACTTAGTATTTAAATCCCTTTGTTTTAATATGGAATTCTGGAGTAAATATGCAGATTGAGATGCAGATCACTTCCATAACACCCACAACACCACAGATGatcatttttgtctgtttcaaaTAAATGAGCAAAGATGTGAGGAAGATTACATTTAATCCAATGTAAATCCAATCCAATGTAAATGCATGAATCCAATGTAAATATCATTCATATGCTAAACATGACTGGCCTGCATGTGCTAGAAGCCATTTCAAGTCAATTTAAATGTCATCAGATATGTGTATATCAAAACTGAATATCACGTGGCATTGGCAATCATTTATACCTAAAATCAGTTTGATCATTTATCTAAGAcattgaaacattttcacaccTCTTGACCTCTAACCACTTTGCATCTGCAGTATTTCATAATCTGTGAACCCCAGAAGCATCAGTGTGTCcaggtactgtatgttgttAACAGACTTCACTGGTTAAACAGCACAGGTTTGGTTGTTTGTGGAGAAAGACACTTAATTCTGTTGTCAAATTTCTGGCCTAATTATTCAGACAGATAAAATAACACCAGCATCCAAACACTGGGCATTCAAATCTGTCAGCTGTTATTAATTCAGTGCAAGATGGAAGCGAACAGTCCTCTCATAACTGGGTCATCCTTTAGATGTTCAGGAATAGCATTGTTGTAATGGTTATAACTGAAGCAGTCAGCATGCTTTGTTAACATGAACTGTGTCATCTAACTAgtacatataaatattaatggGAATCATCAGAACTAACAACAACTGGGatttaaagacagaagattTCGTCAAGATACATACAGCAGTTTCATTACAAGAGGAATGGTGATTAAAACCATGCAGTGTCATTTGATTTtatatgcacaatatatatatatatgtatatatattgtagATTTCAATACATTCCTTTGTCATAGTCCCAATGCTTCATTCAGTAGGCTACAAATATTAGCTTTTCAGTATTGCATCGTCGTTCAGCCTTTCTCCAGCAGATGGCAACATCCTCCTTTGGAGCACCAGCTTGCATAAAGAGAGACCCACACAGTAGGAATGTAGAAAAGGAAATGATTCATGAAAATGATTCCACTTGGTAAATCAAGTAGCATTATGAATCACAAGGTCTGCTACCAATTTTCAGCACTGCAacttaatcaatattttatacttCTATCTGCAGCATGCTGAAATATTGACTGACCACCAGAGTGTGTGAAGGTTACCTTAAGCAGCCAGAATGCTTCTTAAACAGCCTTCTTGTCTGAGCAGACATCATACAGTTTGACCTTAAGGCAGGAGGTAGAGCTATCAGTCAGAGAATGTGGGAAGCTGTCAGGAAACCAATCAGAAAATAAGTTGATGAATCAATTGGCAAAGTCAAACAGTAGCTGCCACAGTCTGAATAGATTCTTGGCTGACAAGCTGATATAAAGAGCTCAGACTTGATTGTTGAAGATCAAAACGGATCCTGAAAGTGAGCCTGAGGGCTGTATGATAATAGCTTCACTCACACCAGGACATCCAGTAAgttcctctgctctctgtctgatTCAGTAGATATGTTCACTATTGGAGTTCTGTTTTGAACATGCAACAGAGTAAAACGGCAGTAATgtactgaaattatttttttattcatgttcacGTAATAACAAAGGTGAATATCTGCAAATTGTACTGTGCTGTGTAGATACGACTGGATAcaagtgttgtttttaaatatagaaATCCTGCATGTTTCTTGAATTGTGGCACATATTTTCTTCTGAGTTcctttttatttagattttatctgcatggacacatactgtatattctgatTCAACTttgaaagatgttaaaatgtcaaatttatcTACAGATGTGTTAGCTTATGAAGGCTTTGATGATCTAAGACATCAACCGGCCCAGTGGGTAAAGCTGCCACAACATTTTGACATTCTGCGTTTgcacactgaataaaactgtcaGTTATTTTGTTATATAGTGTATTACAGGTGCAGAAGAatatctgttgttttaacaATAGTTCAATGGGGATATTAGTTATTACTTTATTTCACTTGATGCATGCTTCGGATAGGCAGCAGCTCCTTGGGATCTCGcgaaacaataaaataaacaggtTTATAAAATGAATGGATGAGAATGTTTTGAGAAGCAGCTTCCCCCAGGATTCTCTTTTTTAATCTGCCACTAAAACAAGACCCTTTCCAGACGGAGCAGGTGGAGTTGGCTCCGTGCAGACTCTCTGTATACACATTATATTGCAACAATGTTTTGGAAACAAAATCTTGAAATGCGTCCATGGTCATTTCCTCTATGCTGCCCTCTTGAGTCTTTTTGTGCATTTGCCATATTTTGCTCACAGGGGTTTTAGTGACAGACCGGACTCCAAGGCTGCAGATGGATACAGTGGAGTTATTGTGAACAAAGCAATTTTTTAATTATTAGCGAAGGGCTTGTGGCAATTACATGTCTCTGAATCTGGCTGACAAAGCATCATCCAGTATCATCCACCCGCTCTAGAACGGGCCATTGTGCTGGTCTCTATATGAAATTGACTTGTGATCATTTTTATGAGTGTAGTCTATCACATAATGGCTTTAAGTCCAAATGAGTTGGCAAAGTCACTATGAAATCTGATATATTTCTCTATGCATACTGGAAGTcattatttttcaccatttttaaaGGCACCAAGATTGCAACTGCTTAATCGGTAAATCTCAATACTGGTGATCCAGTGATGACATGTTATTTATATAAGGTTAGTTTCTATATAGGAAAATAAGATCTAACTCATGAGATCTTAAGAAGCTGCTTTCCGGGTCAAAGCTATGGTTTCTAAAGAGAAAGTGGCCAGTCTATCAATATATCAATCAGTCTCTTTCTTGCAGCAAACCAGCAGTTATTTTCAACACTGCAGACTTATAGTTCCCAGCAGGATATTTATCcgtcataaaacacaaaaccataaaaaatcACTCCTTATTTGAGAGCATTTTTTCATAGCGCATGGAACCATATATGAGGCCGTGGTCTTCATATAAGCAAGATAAGCCTCGGTGTGTTTTGCGGTCAGGGGAAATTAAAGTGCCACATAGAGATTTTAGTAGCTGATCCTCATATTTAATATCAAATGCAGACACAGAGTTCTATCACAGATGTTATTATGTGATACAGAAAATATGAGCACAACTTACCTGAGAGGCATCACAGCTCAGCAAGGTACAGTCAGTAAACACGTATCAATGTATTTTGTTGGAAACagtcatggcaacaataataCATAGTTCATTTAATTATAAACAACACTGATTGTGTCCTTTTcctttgctgtattttttttcctcagagtGCAGTATGAGCATTGATTTTATGACAGTATAAAGAATGAAGTAGCCTAGTTAAAGCCTGTTGTGGAAGACATCACCGCTTCCACTATCCAGTCCCCTTAAGCAATAAACtgcatttcacatttattatgaatttttaaagctaattttttcttacttctggTGTGTTAATGCCCCAAACCACAATTTGGCCAGAGGAATTTAAGTATCTTAGCATAAAGAGATGAAGGATTTGAAAGAGGAAAACGTTTCCTTGACAACATAGATTATATGCAGTAGATATTGTATCTGTATAtgtatctgttttgttttgtatccTGCTcttcatgtacacacactaaTGCTGAGCGCAAATATATAATCAATAGTCACTCAAAATGTAGGGTTTCAAAAATTAAAAGCTTAAAATACATAGAAATCTCATTAGTAGATGTCATACACCATTGTGTTAGCAAGACAgtagtgctttgagctaaatgctaacaccagcatgctaacatgttcacaatgacaatgctaacatgttgatgtttaacaggtatgatgtttatcatagtcaacatacagtatgttagcatgctaacatttgctaggtggcacaaagtacagctgagactgatgggaatttcattagttttgcagatatttgttCAAATattgaacaacaacaaagtaatgTCTGTCCCTTCCTCATTTCTTACAATTTGATTGTCCTTCTAAATACTGTATGACACCATCAAACATTTAACACTAAGTCTTCCTAACATTCCCTTTAGATGTAACTAAGTCCCTTCTGAATGCCAGATGcagctttattattttttctctatGACTTCACACAGAGTGGAACATCAGAGCACAAACTCAACAGAGTTAAATTTGGCATGCTTCGTCCTAAATGGCCCTTAGCCCCCGCAGCACAAAGTTCACATCCCAAGCTGGTCTTAGCCAGACGGGTTGACACTGAACTGCCCTTTCTCATTCTACCAGGGATTTTGAGAAATGTTTACTTGGAAAGTTCATGACCCTGCAGATCAACCACAAAGTTATTATTTGTGATCAAACATACAggaaactactttttttttatttgtttgtttatttatttaccagtGACAGTGCACATTAAGCATCAGTAGTTCCTGGGCAGGTTATTACAAATTAGTGACCTAATGTCATCAGTAGGATGCTTCGACAAGTAGGCCTACTTTCCCGAAGATTTCAGAGGAAAGAGTTAGAATTTGCTGAGATGACTGTTAACATCGCCGTCTCTAGGTCTAAACTGAGAGTAAGTTAGGTCACTGTGGGGTCAGAGTCAAGAGTGAAATTACTCAACTGTGGAAACATTGACCACAGAGGGGATCTGCCTCTATCTTCACGAATCAAAACCTCCAAATGTATGAAGAAGTACTTCTGTGAAAGGGCTACTTCCCCTTCTGAGACGATCCGTAGTGGCAGAAGACATTGGCAGACAGGAGATTGACATTGCTAGCTCTCCCTAGCCAGTTTGTAAAACATTTACCCTTGTGCTTATCTGACATGGCAAATATCATCCATGTTCTTTCAGTGTCAGCCAAGATCCCTCAAGCTGACAGGCTGCTCTGTGGACCACAGGGACTCTCAGTCATCATGAATATTACATCGGGTCTGCTTACATGCTTGCATGTGGCCATCAATAAGAAAGCTTCACAAAATAGCAAACATTAACTTTAGCAACTATAAAAACAGTCAACTCTTGTACTTTACACCCAATGAGCTCATTGTTGAAATAAGTTGTCTTTTCACTGCTACTTATTGTTTCCACTCTTTCTGCAAACTCTGCGTATCAACCTTATTAGTCATTTATGACTAATTGCCACTTCATGGATGTTGACCTACAAGGAGGCCATGGGAAGCAGCAAGGGTCAAGAGTCTATCAGGCGTGACAGGAGAAGAAAGGACTTAAGCTGCACTGCAACTTGTCATATTTACACGAAACGTTGGAAGAATAGCTTTGTGATTATAACGCTGGGGAGGAAGGtgggtggtgctggtggtgtgttgtgtaaagaaggggggaggtggaggggaggagaggggaaggagggggtTGCCACAGCTGCAGGCCAACAGTTGATCCTGTCCCGGGAAACAGGATCAGCCAGGTCAGGGCAAGGAGGGAGGCAAAAGGTCGTGACCCTGGGGGTTGAGGAACAGACTTCACAAAGAGGTACATCTTCAAAAGCAAAGGCCCCATCGGGGGAACCGGTATAAGGTTGGGAAAATAAACCAATTTGACCTCCTTTCTCAGAGCAGGAGTTTCCCCAGGTGTTTGCTTTAACCTCTTTATTGTTGTCTGACTTGAGGCGCTGCTCTCATGTATTTTACACTCATCCAGGCGCTGCGGTAGCGCTACTTCAAGGCAAGCGTACAAACAGATTTTTACTGGTATATTTAAGAAGAAAGTCtggtatatttacattttatttatatattctgcCTTTATGACACTCCAAATCAGGTCATGTAACCCGTAAAATGCTTATTACATCATTTACATGTGTGCTTGTTTTTCTATCTTTGTGGGGAccaattttactttaaaaccatcatagtgaggacatttctgaTCGTCTGCATTCACCACTACTTCAAAGGTATGTTTGAGGGTTTAGACTCGGTTTAAGGTTAAGATTAGaattaggttaaggttagggggtAGAGAACACATGTCAATCAGGGTCTTCACAACtatagaaaaacaaatgtgtgtgtgtgtgtgtttacataacATGTGAGGTCAAACCATGTGCTCAAAGTTCAAACACTTGTATGAGAAGAGGGTGATTGAACATCTGTGAGCATATTTATCACACCAATCACCATGACAACTAGTGACAAGTGTTAGCTATGTATGGCCTCCATGTGAATAAACAAAGCACCTAAAAGTATCTCACTCAGATTTACAGACCATGCACAAGAGTGCTTGGTGTTTTAAACAGTTCATGTGTTCCCATGAAGATAAACCCTTGACTGAGCACGTTAAGTACCGTCATTAAGTTGTTTGTCAGAGAATAAGCATCTGTATCGCCAGGAAATAGTTTTTGGAGGTCTCATAACTATGAAATGCCTGTTGTGTGACTTCCGAGTCCTTGGCCCCTAGTTGAGTCATTGGTGGCCTGGTGTGCAGCACTCACATCCTTTTGGCCTCATGCTAAGGTCAGGAAATCAAAGAGAGAAATCCACATAGACAAACAGTCGATTGTCAAGTTTTACACCTTGACCTCAGCTTAAACTTGTGACTCCCTCCTTTATGTTTGCCGCTGCCTCAGCAATCGGAGGAAATCAAGAGGTTACTGGTGGTTCAGCCTTGATAAGAATCTTGAAATGGAGAAGTTCACGGAGGGGAAAGGTTGCTGTGAGTTTAAAGAGAGTGCAGTCAGTCATGGGGAGGATTAAATAAAAGGGAAGTCAGGGCTGAGGAACTGCGGCGCGATTTCAAAAGTGCACTGCAGACAAAAAGCCGTCTGTTTGCTCACTGGACTTCATATTAAAACCCAGTGCAAAGGAAGTTTAGCTTGAACTCCTCTTCACCTTTAGGAAGTCTCACGCTAcaggctgcttttttttttttcaagtggagaaaattattacaaaacagacacaaaaacttTCTAGACTGAACACAGTAATTGAAGTTTTGTATTGACTGTACAATGAAATCTATTTTGGGCTCTAAATAAAAGATATATGTTCCATTTTCTAAGGCACATCCTTAGGCATTCAGTGTACATCTGGTGACCTCCATGTGTCCTCCCTCCTTTCAGTGTCTTTCCTGCCTTTGTTAAGATTCAGCACTGCACTGAGCAGCAGCCAACTCAGAAGCAGGAGTTTTTGGGCAAATACAGGACATCCTCTCACTCTACTTTAATAAATATCTGAGTCTTTGAGTACACAGAGTGCTGCATGACTTTGATGtccttttaaataataataatctttaatGTAGAGGTGCTAGTCTGATATTGGGATGTATGGTGCTAGTTTCCCTGTTGATTCCTTTGGTTCGTATTAATATGATCTATAAAAGTGACTGACCATTgaacaagaaaatatatttaaacattgtttaaattaatttaaagaaatacaaatgtgttttatggtAGTAGCTGAAAGAGTGGAGTTTTCCCTTAAAAATCTAACATACTTGGACACATCCCTGATTTGTGTATTACATCGTCAGATGAAAAACAGACCGTGTGAACGGCAAACTAGAAAAAGAGGAACACATTCATACTAGGTCATGCATTTTAGTACTTTATTTTTGAGATATCAGTGCAAATGAAcaccaaaaatgaaaacataaaaaaatgaaattatgtttcaggtcttcacatgaaaaaatgaaacatcttttttttttatatttgctgCTACAAATGTATTTCTTAGATGCACAATGCAGATCTATGATTGTACGTCAATCCCCCACTATAGCCCCGAGCTCTTTCACAGAGCTTTGTTAACCagtaacagaaaagaaaatcacaaaaatattcaatgcacgtttatttttcacacatttttcatcAACTTGCTCAACAGTCTGTGGTTATTTAAGGACTGTTCATATTCTAAACGAACCTCTCTCTGTGATAAAAAAAGACCTATTTTAAGACTTGACATTTTCCCCCATCACCAGTAGGGATACACAGGTAGTTCCCATGCGTCTGCATGCAACAGGCAGCAGTGAGGAGAGTCAGACATTATTACACAACACAGCGCAGGATAGATTATCATTTACCACATAGAGACACATGCAAAGAACAAACCAACCAAAAAAAGATGGGCATAGCATCCTCTGCCTTTGTATGTACACTTGTACGCATATAATTCATATTTACATATCAGGGCATTAAAAACTAGGGTAATATCTTTTCTTAAACATTACAAAATAGTCATCTTTCATACTGAAAGTACTatttacacaaatatatttaaccattgtgaaaatgtattaataatcGAAGAGACGTACTTCATAGGTATATGTATTAAAAAGATCACAAGACTAAATGGATAAAGCAgtgtgtgaaatgaaaataaggAGCTAGATAGCAGATATCCCTCAAGACACCAAAATGTCTTGGTGATTATTGGGGGGCAGGTACATCTATCCAgctgctttgaaaaaaaaaaaaaaaaaaaaaaaaagatgtaccTGTGGTCTTCTCTTTATTATCATGCAattcttttgacattttatgaattAAGAGACtgccacaaaaataaaaagatgtccATAAACCACAACAGTtaagaaatgatgaaaacaaaaccacaaactgtcaaATTTTCAACAGATAAcaatactgacatttttttattacatgCCGTTAAATTATTCTGAAAAGGACAAAGAGGACTCAGCTTCGATAGTGCAAACTCTGGGTGCTCCTTTATATGAAATgaagagggggggaaaaaaaagccatgTGCTTCACACTCTAAGTCTTTGTGTGCATGAAGAAAAGTGGTGCGGGGTTTAACCAGGGTGGTAAGATAAGTTTCACAGACACTGCAGCCTTTTAACTGTTGCTCTAGAAACCTGTTTACACACAGTTGCTCAACTGTAAGAGCCACACACGCTCTGTTGACCCATCTGCTCAAAACTGCACAATCTGCAAACACATTACCCTGAATTTGCACTGTCGAATATTGGCCTTGCAAGttcaattcaaataaaaagcaaaatacaatGAGTTGTGACCATTCAAATCTTTGTTGATATATTCTCATTCCACCGGTAATTATATTATACCACACCATGAATCTTGAGGAAAAAGCAAGACAAAGTATTCATCATGGTAGGATCCCTCACTGAAGCTACTGCAGTGTGAGTATTGTTTTCAAGGTTCCTCCTTTGAATGAATCTATCATGTACATTGTTGTAATAGACCGCTGTGACTGCCCTAGAATGACTTTATTTGGAATCTTATTTAAAATTGATGGGACTCTGTCTATCTGAATATGTTCTGatggataaaaaataaataaatgtccacTGAACTGAGTGCTAACATTTTTGGAGTCATCAATAATAAATGTTGCTTGAAATGTTCTTTCTAAATGTTTCATGGCCGGCAACAAAGAGGACATGGAAAAGTGATATGTTATAATTCAGATACAAATAATAAGTGTACAACAAGACCAAATTGtaaaggggggggggactttgtcatttacaaaatgaaatatgtagTGCATGATTATCACTGATAAGTTAACTTTGTGACGTTTGTGTAGTTTTGGTTGTATCAATTCGACATTTTGCTAAGATAGACCTGTTTTGTACCATTCCATGACCTAGCTACTTAAAATTGAAAAAGCAATGCAAGTATGCATTTGaatttgaacttcatttttcttcatttttgcaTTCTTTGTTATTTGTCTCTTCAAACCAATTTGGcaagtcattaaaaaacaaaacaaaacaaaacaaaaaaagagtcaaTGAAATCTTTTCcactttgtatttttctgtagtTGATACAACTTCTAATCAGATGATTGGCTCAGCCCTTGGCTCTCATGGCTGTGCTTGTCGTTGTGGGTTGGTGACTGCGGGGTGGAGCTCAGACTGTGTTCATAGGCATGCATGTCACTGATTGGCTCTTCTTTAACTCTGACCACAGACTGGGCTCCTTCTGCCTGATCCCTCACCTCCTTCCTCAGCTGAATGCTGCCCTTCTGCAACATGTAATAAAGGATGGGGTTGGAACGTGACAGCCGTGGAGAGTCCGGGTTTGAGTCacaaccctcctcctcctcattctccTGACTACTCCATCGCACAGGGCTCTCTGGCTCCTGTTTGACAAGAGTCGGGGGGTCCCGTTTTTGAGTGACTGGCCACGGAGCTGGATGGCGGCCCCAGGGGGTGCAGATAGGGCTGTTACTTGCAGGGGGGGTGGGCAGTGGTCTGAGATTACTCGGAAGCCCTGAGTTGAGGGAACCGTGGGGGTGCCAGCTGGGCAGGTGGAGGAAGCTGTGATTATGGGCAGGCTGACTGAGAATGCTGCCGTTGGCCTTACCATTGGCCTGCAGGATGGAAGGACTGGGTGCCCCACGGGGCTGCTGGGACAACTCCTTCAGGCAGTTGtcagagagcagcagctgtttgagCACATTGAAGCCCCGACTCTCTCTGGTGAGGGTTTCACTTGGTGGGCTCCTGGGTGGAGCCTCCTCTTCTTTCAGAATCCTCTGCTGGTCAGGCTCTTCCTGAACAGCAGACGAGggaaaaatgtttgtgtcacCACTGTCCAATGCTCTTGGAGAGCTGGTATTATTCATATTATCAGTCCGATCAGAACAGAGGCGTCTCTTCTTAGGACTGGGGCTTGGATACTCCCTCTGTTCCTCTTTAACCTGTCTGGGCTGTGACCCAGCTTGCACAACAGAACTGGTATAGTAGGTAGCAGTCTGTTGTTTAAGCAGCTGGCTGAGAAGGCCATATTTTGCTATGACCTCTGTAGGCCGTGGTTCTGTTTTTAAGTCCTGCTGAGAGTCTGAGAGGGGGCTATTCTTCTCATAGCTGCTCGGTCTTTTTCTGCCACTTAAGTCCTTAGACACGGCCGAGGACGGCCCCACCTCCTCCATGAGCTCCGTTTTGACCTTTACATCCAAAGCAGGCCCATTGgagctgtcacagatgatggAGGCACCAGGGCTCTTTTCATAGCACCCCCCTGCTACCTCCACACTCCTCCTGCCACTCCCACTGGGCCTATCTTTGCGGCTGACTGTAGCAGTAGTCGAGCCTGTTCCTAGAAGGAGCTGAAGTACAGTGCGCCTCTCTAGAAGGTTCTCAATCtgtgaggaaggaggagaagcTTCCTTACGACTGAAAGGTGTGCCACTGCCTGAGGGTCCGTCGGAGAGTGGAGTGGTGGTGGTCCTATGGACTGGAGCATTGAGCCTTTCCAACAGGGCAAGAGGCCTGTTGGCATCGAGCTCTGGGCCCAGTCCTTTGGTGGAGGGGATGGGTGGGGAGGAAGAAGCTGTCCCGCACTGAGCCAGATTCTGTAACAGTTTACTGGCGCTGAAGGCAGACTCTGAAGCCTTCTCAGCAGGGAAGGCTTTAGACTTACACAAATCCAAAGGGCTGGACTGGACATGAGGGGAGGGGTAGGAGTATGGGGACATTGCACCACTAGGGTCATGACTAAGTGAGTAGAGGGGCTGGGCTGGGGCTACTGGTCTATCTATGGGGCTTTTTGTCCTGGTCTCCTCCCAGGGCACTAGTCCTTTTGGTTGGCCTTGAGACATGGTGGCCATAGTTATATCAAGTGGCAAATCCTGGTTACCCATGTTTTTATTAGCCATCTCATTATTTCTGCGCTCAAGAAGAAGCTGCATAAGTGTGACCTTAGAGTGGGATTTTAGGTCTGGACTCATTTCAGGCTCTTTGTTCTTGGGCACCTTTGATCCTGATGGCTCTGGCTTCCACTTGTTTATTAAAGATTCTGTTAGTTTGTCCAGGGAGGAGGTAGAgatagaggaggaagatgaagaaatagcagtggagacagaggagacaaCAGTAGAGGATGGTGAAAAGGCTGTAGTGGAGGGTGGAGCAGAAGCTTGAGGAGAGAATGCAGCTGCGGTGGAGGAAAACACTGTGGTGGAAGAAGAGAGGgtagaggaggaaaaggaggcagaggagaaagaggaagagggggttGTAGTTTTGGGCCCTATGTCTTGTGTATTGGCTCTGTTTCTCATAGAGAGATCGATGGGAGAGCAACTCGAGTAGGAACTCTCTGCATCACTGCTGTCCTTggtcaggctcctctcctggGTGGAGCATTCACTGTCCGATGTG includes the following:
- the nrip1b gene encoding nuclear receptor-interacting protein 1 — encoded protein: MTHGEEPGPETHKDSAVLTYLEGLLMHPVVAGPGATASGRSEAAHSNQEQADKVGGSFQLSNHGPTAPKAGTNGPTLGASQHLKKARLLRSGAWNDPGNQRMNSPPMELNGQGGGLQNGSLEGSPHAGESTLLASLLQSFSSRLQSVAMSQHSNKPPSECSSPSKAPPADKEPLPVYGTASSRLKGLMRKSKLQNHSNTPYSRRGHSQDRPPESPRSAHSATPPSAPTTAESVSCAERLKAVANMVKIRSSPAPSPKPSVACSQLALLLSSEAHLQQYSREHALKAQLSGRSASERLAAMANQQHGPDKRPPSVGGTLPGAPDTLSSLTTQNGMTTTTTITTTLPRTALSSPQSPSLLRGHSQSSPPTPPHAPSHTHNQPPREKRGFDSRPTRPPQTCSSLLLLLLNNHNNQKQLTKNGHLEDSCGILPQSGSSSVTSDSECSTQERSLTKDSSDAESSYSSCSPIDLSMRNRANTQDIGPKTTTPSSSFSSASFSSSTLSSSTTVFSSTAAAFSPQASAPPSTTAFSPSSTVVSSVSTAISSSSSSISTSSLDKLTESLINKWKPEPSGSKVPKNKEPEMSPDLKSHSKVTLMQLLLERRNNEMANKNMGNQDLPLDITMATMSQGQPKGLVPWEETRTKSPIDRPVAPAQPLYSLSHDPSGAMSPYSYPSPHVQSSPLDLCKSKAFPAEKASESAFSASKLLQNLAQCGTASSSPPIPSTKGLGPELDANRPLALLERLNAPVHRTTTTPLSDGPSGSGTPFSRKEASPPSSQIENLLERRTVLQLLLGTGSTTATVSRKDRPSGSGRRSVEVAGGCYEKSPGASIICDSSNGPALDVKVKTELMEEVGPSSAVSKDLSGRKRPSSYEKNSPLSDSQQDLKTEPRPTEVIAKYGLLSQLLKQQTATYYTSSVVQAGSQPRQVKEEQREYPSPSPKKRRLCSDRTDNMNNTSSPRALDSGDTNIFPSSAVQEEPDQQRILKEEEAPPRSPPSETLTRESRGFNVLKQLLLSDNCLKELSQQPRGAPSPSILQANGKANGSILSQPAHNHSFLHLPSWHPHGSLNSGLPSNLRPLPTPPASNSPICTPWGRHPAPWPVTQKRDPPTLVKQEPESPVRWSSQENEEEEGCDSNPDSPRLSRSNPILYYMLQKGSIQLRKEVRDQAEGAQSVVRVKEEPISDMHAYEHSLSSTPQSPTHNDKHSHESQGLSQSSD